The Cyprinus carpio isolate SPL01 chromosome A3, ASM1834038v1, whole genome shotgun sequence genomic interval CCCAAAAACTGATTGGTGCAAAAATGCCAATGAAGAAGAGAACTAGTCCAGCTACATCGAACAGAACAGCCAAGAATAGAAAGAGGAAGCAGCGTCCCACTCTTTCCTTGCAGTCCATCTTAGAGAAGCTCAAGTAAGGAGAGCCGACGGACGTACAGCAGGCTGATGGGCCTGAAGAACGAATGACAGGAACTTTCCCCACACAAGACTTTTATAAAGCAGCTCACCCACATTCTTACGCAGTGCATTTCTTTGACAGCAGGTATGCAACCAGCAAAACAAGTTCAACTGCCTGGCGAATGCCTACTGAAAAAGCGAAGACGTCTTATACTTATGCATATTATTCCTCAGACTGTTCTCATCACCCTGACGGTGGATCTGCTAGATAAACAATTATGAACAGATTCACATATTTCCACAGACAGAGAAAAGCCTTCGTCAAAGCACCGGTGCAGATGCTGCATTACAAGTTGTACTGAATTTTCTTAGTTACGCAATCTCAATCCTCAAATATGAGTCACAGAGAGACCTTGCACATTTCAGGAAGTCACACAAACTGAGGCATTATTCAATTTGATGATTAACCACAACATTCAAAGGTTAGGCCTTAGAGCAAATCACTAACCGTATGATGTGGCAATAGTGACTAAGCAAACAcaacatgaattaaaaacaaatacagtcaTATGGGTGAAATGTGATTTAATTGTTTATACAAACTTGGGCTTTAAGTTTACATGCATTTCATATTGCATCGGTTAAAACAACAACTACAGTAttgtgagagaaagagggagTATTTACAGTCAGGATTAATTTGGCATGTCAAGATTATGtgctttacatttacataaatcatGCAGTTTTTTTCATATACAGTTATGTTCACATAACTCGCTCACTACTATTATATAgttcaaaatatacttgaaaaaatatatatatatatttttgccatatgggTGCAGTATAAAATGCTTATGTACAAAGATGAACCAACAGGTCCCTTGAATGAACTATCAGTCCATTGTATTTGCTGTCGGACTGGTTTGGTCACTGATGACGAACAACAAATGAAATGGCTTGACTTTGGAGGTCTTTGCTTGAGCGCTCAGCTGCCACTTTGAAAGGGAAATGGATTCCTACAATGCATGAGCCTATGCATgaatttacaaatgaggatgtgCAAAAATAAGCAACATTTTACAACAACAcagtaacaaaaacacaacacaagtgGACATTACAACACACATTGAATGGCTAtatatcagacaatatttggctatTTTGGGATTATCAAAATTTGGCTGATGTAACCTCCACTTCTGGAGATAATTTGCTAACAGTTTTGCCAAAGCATTATACATTCTTCTAATGAATTTTTAGTAAATATTGTGCAAAGTAAGAGTTCGCTTCATTTCACCAATTTGGTGTCCATTAAAAGTATTATAGCATTATATCAGCCACCCTGCTTTAGAAACATCAGGCCACTGAGAATCTTCAACCCCCATACAGAAACACAACAGACAGCTGTGTTTTACTATATTAAAGCATATGTAGTACCATTTGAGTTGTGCACAGCATCTCTAGACGTACTGCTGATGGCAAATGTTTGAAGACTATTGAAGGTTCTTGGCtattcagtcattgttttaggacctagaaaaagaaaacaagcgtCTTAAACTTTGGCAAGTAAGAGAAGTttctaattcatgaatgaattagTAAGTTTGCttcaatttatacatttatatgcacatctaaaatgaatattaaaggtCAAGGATGATGCAgtttaaatgaatgataaaaatactacaaaaatgaTTAATGATACATGCAAGACTGTACATGACATAAGGAATAACACGTTATGATATTATGTAAATAACCTAAAATAGGTTTAGATTTGCAGTGTATCTTGGTAAACATTTGCACACCAGCTAAAATAGAAACACACGGATGTTTGTCTATGAAAATGCCATGCAGCATTTAACTGTGTAGAGTCACATACTGGGAGTTTATGATGTTGAATTTAACTTTACTCCAGTGGCTTTATTATTTGAGCAATTAGGGTTAATTTAACTCACCTCTTTTCACAGCAGAACATCAATGCTCTCTTGCTTCTCCTCCTGAGGTTTTTCGGCGTCTTTGGTCACGGCTGATTCTGATTCCTCGTACCCTTCGTTCTGGTAACAggtgaactgatcatctccagGCTTTTTCTCCTGGGACGCTTCACTGCATTTGCTCACATCTGATTCAGAACCGTCTTCTGACCGGGTCTGGCCATCTGTCTCCTCCTGAATTGGTTTGCAAGACTCCTCATCCTCGTACCCTTGATTCTGGTAGCACATGAACTGATCATCGTCTGATTTTTCTTTGGATAGTTCATCACATTTGATCATATCTGATTCAAGATCCTTGTGTCCTGGGAAGTAAGTGGATTTCCCCCACGTTACGTTACGAATGGTGGAACCTTTGCTTCCTGTTTTCTCACCTGTGCAAAAATAACAGATAAGCTTCAACATATAGAtcaatacacacataaatacaagAGTGGGCACAGACTGGTGAAGGTTATTTCATCAGTttaatcttaaataataataataataataataataataataataataataaaatgattcatgagtcacttttaaaaattaaaagacacTTCAATGATTCTTTAAAAGGAGatggtgatggaaaaaaaaattagatatataggaggaaaaatta includes:
- the LOC122135882 gene encoding uncharacterized protein LOC122135882, which gives rise to MTALRCIGNCLPSFVMAIVFDIIGVVLLFVGIFGDVRMQGVFYGDFLIHTGALVLFASLALWLLWYVGNIRVKDEGLERRSSAAHSVKEIARKLTKRLSKTHLKDNTGEKTGSKGSTIRNVTWGKSTYFPGHKDLESDMIKCDELSKEKSDDDQFMCYQNQGYEDEESCKPIQEETDGQTRSEDGSESDVSKCSEASQEKKPGDDQFTCYQNEGYEESESAVTKDAEKPQEEKQESIDVLL